The DNA window TAGACAATCATATCGTCCCCTCCGCCGGAAGCTATCACTATTTCGCCCTGTTCCTCAAGCCCGCGGATTATGTTCACTATTTTCTGCTGGGACTCTTCAACGTCCTTGACACGTACAGGCCCCATGAAATCCATATCCTCTTGGAGCATTTCGGCGGCACGTTTTGACATGTTCTTGAGATACTTTGTCTTGAGGTCTTCTGTCGCACCTTTTAGAGCGAGACTCAATTCCTTCATGTCGACTTCACGCAATACCCTCTGCAATGACCTATCATCAAGCCGCATTGAGTCCTCGAACACAAACAGACGTTTCTTGATTTCCTCGGCTAATTCGGGGTCGTTCTCCTCTAAGTATTCCATGATATTCCGCTCGGTCGCTCTGTCTGTGCTGTTGACGATGGCCACAACCGCGTCTATTCCGCCCGCTACCGTGAAATCCTGACCCATTACGGTGCTTAGTTTCCGCTCCAAGACTCTCTCAACCTCCCGCAAAACTTCCGGCGTAATCCTGTCCATGTTGGCGATCCTCTTTGTTACGTCAGCCTGCAATACCGGGTTAAGGCCGCTGAGAATCATTGCAGCCTGTGTAGGCTCAAGATACGACAGAATCAGCGCGATTGTCTGCGGGTGTTCGTTCTGAATGAAGCCAAGTATCTGGCCTGCGTCTGTATGTCTCATGAAATCGAACGGCTTGACCTGCAAACTTGCCGTAATCCGTG is part of the Synergistaceae bacterium genome and encodes:
- the fliG gene encoding flagellar motor switch protein FliG, which translates into the protein MPPKNEGKNEGAKGLTGREKIAVLMVSLGSDIAPEIYKKLDDSTIELITLEIANLRKVTPDVKLTVLKEAQEILMAREFMARGGVEYARDVLEKALGPERAQSLLARITASLQVKPFDFMRHTDAGQILGFIQNEHPQTIALILSYLEPTQAAMILSGLNPVLQADVTKRIANMDRITPEVLREVERVLERKLSTVMGQDFTVAGGIDAVVAIVNSTDRATERNIMEYLEENDPELAEEIKKRLFVFEDSMRLDDRSLQRVLREVDMKELSLALKGATEDLKTKYLKNMSKRAAEMLQEDMDFMGPVRVKDVEESQQKIVNIIRGLEEQGEIVIASGGGDDMIV